The Papaver somniferum cultivar HN1 chromosome 6, ASM357369v1, whole genome shotgun sequence genome segment TAGACCATTTTTCTGATGCAGATGAGGACAAGAAAATCTATAAACTATCCCTGACTTATCAAGAAATTCTCTAAACtttcctttcaccaactctagaGCACCATCACATTGAAAGAATTTTATTGAAGCTGAAAGTATATTCTCAGAAGTAGCTttaaagtgctgaaaacaagccAAACTTTCAGTTCTGTCTTTCAATGGATAAACCCAATTAGATCTTGAATAATCATCAATGAAGAGAATATAGTATTTAAACCCCAAATTTGAAGGTGTTGGAGATGGACCCCATATGTCACAATGTATCAAACTTAAGGGACTTGTAGTAGTTCTTTTTGATAGTGAGAAAGGGAGTTTATGATTCTTACCTATCTGACAAGCCTCACATAAACAGTCCTCAGCTTTTGTAAGTTGAATTGATGAAGTAGAAGCAATTTTGTTAAGAATCGTCTCAGAAGTATGACCCAATCTCCTATGACAAAGTGAGTTATTTGTAGAAACTGAAGTAGTAGCAGTCAGAGAAAAAGAGGTAAGACCTTCCATAAGATACAAATTGTTCTGAATTTTGCCTTCTGCTAATACCTTTCTAGTTTTCACACACTTGATTTCATAACCACATTCAAAGAATTCAACAGAAACCTTGTTATCTTTTGTGAACTTGGCAATTGATAGTAAATTCTGCTTAATAGTAGGCACATACAAAACATCATCTAAATGAAATTGACTATGATTAGTATCCAACACAATATGACATGTCTTCTCAATAGGTAACATAGTGCCATCTCCTACCATAACTTTGTCTGTCCCATCATAAATCTTTGTATTTCTTAGTAGATTTATATCCTTAGTCAAGTGACTAGTTGCTCCTGAATCAGGCAGCCTAACTGAAGCAACATTGCGGTCTGAGCTAGATAAGGTTGTAGAATTCACTTGTATTGAGAAAAAGCTTGTTGAAGAGTATTTGTAGGACCACTACTCTCAGCCTTATCCTTACCCTTTCCAAAAGAAGCTTTATTAGGAATATATCTAAAGTGGCATCTATTCCCTGTATGTCCATTCTTCTTACAAATCTGACACTCAACTTCACTAAAATCATGAATAACATTCTTGTTGTTACTAGCAGTATGAGGCTTGGAACTAGAAGCATTATTATTCTTTGCATAATAAGCAGAATTTTGTGAATCAAGAACCGATGAAGACTCATCATATTCTACTTTGAGCCACTGTTCATGATGCAATAACCTTGAAATAAGATCATGTAATCAAAAAGCAGTTTCTCTATTATGAGCAGATATGACAAATTGTCTATAGTCCTTCCCCAATCCCATTAAAGCATACATAACTATATCAGATTCATCTACAATTTCTCCTGTTGCAGCAAGAGAATCTGTAATTATCTTTATATCATCAAAATAGGTAGAAATACTTTTAGTACCTTTCTTGATGGAATGTAGCTGAATGCGAAGAAGAGATTTCTTTGCTGCAAATTTCTGAATAAACTTGCGTTCTAGAAAAACCCAAATGTCTCTTGCTGAAGAAAAACCAATTATCCAGCGAGAAATTGTTTCATCAATCGTAGCATTCAGACAAGACATAATGAACCTGTTCATCTTGCTCCAATGAACATATAGAGGATTTGGTGTGACATCTCCATCAACTTCAACTGTTTCCTGTGGTTGATTTGCACTTCCATCAACAAATTCATATAAATCTGTTGTAATGAGAATAGACTCGAACTGGTTTTTCCATATGAGGTCATTAGAACCATCATCTCGAAGTTTAGCAGAGACAAAATTAGTAATGTTCTGAAAGGgtaaaactgaagaagaagaataataataagaagaagaagaagaagaagaagaagaagaagaagaagacattatGATAAAGATTGAAAAAACTCCAAAGAAATCTAAATCTTGATATCAAGAAACAATAGACCTAGAGATCAGAGAGAGGGGAGATTTTGTTATTAAGATGTATAAATTTTAAGAGATAGTAGAATTTGATTGTTACAGCGGAAATTTTAGGATCAAAAGATGAAAGAATCAAGATCTTCCGTAGAAGACTGATACCATGAAAGAGTTTGTGAATGAGATTTTTTATTAATGTTTCATTGAAAGAAAACTATACAGACAGACTCTGCATATAAAGCATATATGACAGACTGTTATTACAGCAGAGCTGTTATTGTCAGTTACAATACTTGTGTGTATCACACACTTACACAAGACTGACTCAAACATTGACTAAAGCTGACTCAGTTGATGTAGCTGACTCTGTAGTTGATTCCTCTGATTCCTTACAGATAGCACATCAAAAGTAGCTTTTCAACTTCTAAAAGTCGAAAAGTCAGAAATCAGTTTGGCTGTCAAATTTCAAAACAACTTTTAAAAGtcgaaaaattaattttttgtcGAAGTCAGAGATAGAATtatatccaaacgcgctataatCATTAAGGATATTCCTCTCATCTTGATTGCCTTGCCCGTAGGGAACTTTTGACTTGATTAGGTGAAGGTCCAATTCTtccaggaaaaaaaaataaaaaaaaaaggtgaagGTCCAAAAATTTAAAGATGGTCATGCATCCAGGGTCTAGGTTTGTTAGTAGCTGATTAGTAAGTAGAAGGTCATGCGTTCAAGGTTTCCAACCTAATCAAGTTCTTACCCAAACCAAACCTAGCCCTTTATTAGTTATCAAAATCAAATAATATTGTAGTCTCACATTCATCTAAAACCAAACTCCTTCCAAGAACAAACCAAGCAATTGCACACTACGATAACATTACAGCATCATGAAAATCTGTATAAATACCCGCACATGAGAATGCATTTTACCACTGCATTCCAACCATTTTTATCCTCCACCACCGCTTAAAAATCCTGCAGCTGTTTTCATACTTAGAGAATGTCGTCAAAAAATACCACTGATGCTAACGGCAGTTGTTCGATGAATGCATCCGCAGGGCAAGGCAAGGCAACCGTACTAGCTTTGGGGAAGGCGTTTCCAGCTCAACTTATCCCTCAAGACTGCCTCGTCGAAGGCTACTTCCGTGCTACTCATTGTGATGACCCTGCCATTAAGGAAAAGTTGGAACGTCTCTGTGAGTAATCGATTGATGAAACATTTTTTTCACTGTATCttaattttgaattatttcttatTATTGGATCTTTGGCTGAGCAGGTAAGAACACTACTGTGAAAACAAGGTACACTGTTATGTCCCAGGAAATCTTGGATAAATACCCTGAACTCGCCGAAGAAGGCACGTCGACAATCAGACAAAGGCTGGAGATAGCAAATGATGCAGTCGTTGAGATGGCAgttgaagcaagtctggaatgcaTCAAAGATTGGGGTAGGCCTGTAGAAGACATAACGCATGTCGTATATGTCTCTTCGAGCGAAATACGACTACCAGGCGGAGATCTTTACTTGGCTACACAACTAGGCCTAAGGAACGATGTCGGACGTGTAATGCTATACTTTCTTGGGTGTTATGGTGGAGTCACAGGGCTTCGTGTCGCTAAAGACATAGCTGAGAATAACCTGGGAAGTCGTGTTTTGCTAACTACCTCAGAAACCACCATATTAGGTTACCGTCCTCCAAATATGGACCGTCCATACGATCTCGTTGGTGCTGCACTTTTCGGAGATGGAGCAGCGGCTGTAATTATAGGGGCAGACCCAATTCCTGTTGTTGAGAAACCCTTTATGGAACTGAACGTGGCTGTGCAAAAATTCTTACCCGGCACGCAAAACATAATCGACGGTCGACTCACCGAGGGAGGCATAAATTTTAAACTCGGGAGAGACCTTCCACAGAAGATCGAGGACAACATCGAGGGGTTCTGCAGAATGCTTATGGAGAATGCAGATCTGAAGCACTTTAATGATTTATTTTGGGCAGTTCATCCTGGGGGACCAGCAATTCTTAACCGTCTCGAAAGCAATCTCAAGCTGAAGGAAAACAAGTTGAAGTGTAGCAGACAGGCATTGATAGACTATGGTAATGCGAGCAGTAATACTATCTTTTATGTTATGGATAACTTGAGAAATGAATTCACAATGAGGAAACAGGCAGCATCTCTATCCGGAGGTGAACAAGGGGAAGAATGGGGACTTGCCTTGGCATTTGGTCCGGGCATAACATTCGAAGGCATACTTGTTCGCAACCTCATCCGATAATCTCTTGGTACACGGTCGCCAAAGGAATAAATCCGTTGGTTGTTTTAAGTATAATTTCCGTTTTTGTTGTCATGATTTTGCTGAATTAGTCAGTTTAATCAGGGTTTAATGTCAGGGCAATCAGCAGATCACTGCTGTGTTAGTGAATTTGacttgaaatatatatatattattaaaagCTACTTCACTTTTCTTTCCCAATGGACTATTACTTGATCAGATACAACTTGTGCATTTCTATTACAAAGAAGCCATTTCCTGAAACCACTATATAAAATCTTGCATGGCCTAGCTAAATGCAAACTCCTACAGGGTTTCCAGATCTTAGTTGCTAATTTAGAGAACATAA includes the following:
- the LOC113286349 gene encoding type III polyketide synthase A, whose product is MSSKNTTDANGSCSMNASAGQGKATVLALGKAFPAQLIPQDCLVEGYFRATHCDDPAIKEKLERLCKNTTVKTRYTVMSQEILDKYPELAEEGTSTIRQRLEIANDAVVEMAVEASLECIKDWGRPVEDITHVVYVSSSEIRLPGGDLYLATQLGLRNDVGRVMLYFLGCYGGVTGLRVAKDIAENNLGSRVLLTTSETTILGYRPPNMDRPYDLVGAALFGDGAAAVIIGADPIPVVEKPFMELNVAVQKFLPGTQNIIDGRLTEGGINFKLGRDLPQKIEDNIEGFCRMLMENADLKHFNDLFWAVHPGGPAILNRLESNLKLKENKLKCSRQALIDYGNASSNTIFYVMDNLRNEFTMRKQAASLSGGEQGEEWGLALAFGPGITFEGILVRNLIR